The Oryza brachyantha chromosome 6, ObraRS2, whole genome shotgun sequence region TTGTAGTCTCAAGTCTGCAGGAGCGTGGTAGTGGCATGCGACCCTGCTGGCTCCAACGTTGGTGGCTTGTCTCACGGCCCTCACCTCGTGCCCTTGGCCGTCTTTGTCGCCCACCGAGGTGAAATGATCGCCTCTCCCATTCAACGCCCTAGGCTACGTCGTCCCACAGGCCGTGGTCCTACCACCGCCTGTCTGGTCCTTTCTCCTACTGTCATGTACCACCACGCTGACACAGCTCCATGTTGATGCTACGGTCAGTCGGTGTCGCTGGTCGCTGAGTCACCTACGGCCTACTGTCCTACTCGTCGATGCCTTCATCAGCCTGCAACAAAGCCTCCACGACTACACCACGACCACAACTACAAGGAGTCAACAAGTCAGGAGACTAGGAGATGGACTGACGGAGTCGCACGAGTTGATATGCAACTGAATCACATGCAGATATGATGATGCCCTGACTCCCGAGAACATGCCGACGTGCCTGCTCATCTTTGTCTACTGCCTACTAGGCCAAGAGTAAGTGGGCTATTGGGCTGACCGGCAGAGTGGGTGGCCTAAGTGGGGTAGGGGGCCTACTTCTCTAATGTTGTAGCTTCTAGGTAACATAATTATAGTTTACTTTCTTTATGTAGCTGGCCCTGTACATACTAGTGAATGTCAATACCATGGGCCCTATATGTTCTATATCACAGGCTATTGTTTCAAGTTATTCCAAGTCCAATTTTCATACGGCTACTGCTTCATTAGGTCTCTCTTGCCTTTATGGAATATGGGCTAATGTTCTAAATACATTGGGCAGCCATGCAGAGCTGACATATATATTGCAATGTAGTGGTTCTAGTTTTGATACATCAGTTCTAGTTTGACATATTTAAGATACAAATATTACATGCTTGTTATTTCATACACGGGACActactaaatttatatttgttctGTTGTGCTGAATTTATACCTACACAATGATTAAACTTTGCTCATTAGGCTAGCTAGATATTTTGCAAAATGAAAGACTTTTTAACTTGTGCTTGGTCAATTGTGTGTTGTATGTGCATGCTTTTGCAGGTGAGTGTGTGGCTCAACAATTCCATCGATCCATTTGAGAGTGTATCAAGGAAGGGTGAGACATATTGGACTCAAGTGGCTAAAACTTACAACAAGACTATACCGGATGGAAGGAAGAGGGATGTTGATTCTCTAAAAGGGCATTATCACAAGATAACAAATAAGGTCACTTTATTCAATGTGTGCCATGGAGCTAGTGGTAGGAGTGATGCTCAGCTAATGGAACATGCCATGGAGCTGTACAACAGCCGAAGCAATAGGAAGACATTTGGGTTTGTGCACTTGTGGATGGTTGTTTGTGATTCTCCAAAATAGAATGCTCATGTTACAAGTTATGGCAAAGGGCTAAGAAAGTTCACTCTTGACTTGAACATGAATATTGTACCAACACCAAAAGAGAGGTACCTTGGAGTTAAAAGGGCCTAGAAAGCTAAGAGAGTCTCAGCTAAGATTGCACAAGACACTATAGAGGCTGCAGATCTGTTGAAGACTCTAGTAGAAGCAAAAGCAACTGAGAAAGAGGAAGACAAGGAAATAAAAGAATTGTAGGACAATCTTGCAGATAAACGGTTGGAGGTTGCAAATATCCAGCTAAAGGTGGTCGTCGAGAGGAAGGAGGCCAAGCTCATAAAGGCTAGGAACACCGCAATGGATACGTTTCCTCAGATGCTCCAGGTGGACACTTTTAACACGGAGTCTTGGGCAGATTCACACCTCTTAGATCAACTCTGAGGAGGTGGTGACATCCCACATGCTGCTTGAGAGTGGTTAGGAAAAGGCATACTAATGAACATGTCCTAGGGTAGTTGTGAATGACGtacttttgggtttttttggAATACTTCAAAACAAGTTAACACTATTTGGTTTTTTGGGTGGGAGATACATGTTCACCATAGGATAATACTATCTTTTGCTATTTGGACAATAATATCAACTACATGCACTTTCATGTGAGAGTCATTCACATTAAGTTAACATTGCAATATGTATTTGAGATATTATGCTATGGTCCTTATGTGGAATATGAGACATTTGGCTTATATTTATTCGATGTTCCCTCTAGCTTGAGATATTTATGTGTTGTATGCCCACATTGGGTACTACCAACTAGATAAAAATTGCCTCtgtcattttatttgtttctggTGTACCGTGTGTTGTGCAAATGGGGAATCAATCGAACGATGATGAAGACTTATTTGTTGATGATTATATTGACCCGATTGATCTATTTTCTAGAGATGATTATATTAATCGATGGGATAATTTTAATGACATGGTCTCCCAAGTTGCATCCACTATGTACAGGTTATTCCTCCCTTCTCCATCGAGTTTTCACCGTGGTCACTGAATATATCTCAATGTGGTTGTGCTGAAGCTAACGAGAGATTATGGAATGATTATTTCTCCGCGAACCCgatttacaataaaaaatgttcCAAAGACATTACCGAATGAACAAGGATCTTTTTCTTCACATTGTCGGTGCGCTTGGTGACTAGAACGCATGCTTCACTCAAAGGTATGATGCCCTTGGTAGAGCGGGACTTTCACCAATCCAAAAATGCATTATCATTATGAGAATGCATGCTTATGCTGCTTGTTCGGACCAAACCGGTGAATATATTAGAATTGGTGGGACAACTATCTATGAGTCTTTAGCAAAACTATGCCAGGGAATCATTGAAATATTTAGACCTAACTACTTGACAAGACCAAATGTAGAGGACAACCAACGTCTTTTACATATGCATAATACCAAACATAGTTTGCCTGGTATGTTGGTTAGTATTGATTGCATGCATTAGAAATGGCACAATTGTCCTAATGATCGGAAAAACATGTATACTCGAAGTGATTACGACAATGCAACTATTATGTTGTATGCCATAGCAAATAACGGAAGGTGGATATGACATGTTTTTTGGTGCCGCAGGTTTCAACAATGACATAAATGTGTTGAATTAAAGCATAGTTTTGAATGATGTATTAACTGAGACAACAACAAGAGTTCGATAGAAGGTTAATGGTCATGAGTATAAGTTGTGGTACTTTCTAGCAAATGAAATATTTCCGAAATGAGCCACATTAATTAACTCGATTTGACTTACCTCAAACCGAGAAGGACAAATTATTCGTAACCGTCCAAAGAATCTGCACACAAAGATATGGAATGTGCATTTGGTATTCTGAACGCAAGATTCAAGTTGGTAGCGGTTCCAACTAAACTTTGGCACCATGCAAATATTGGAAGTATAATGATTGCATATATCATAATGCCCAATATGATCATTGAAAATGAACAACACTGGGGAGAAATGGATGGAAATGAGTttggtgacgatattgaattgGAGCCTCTTGTATATAACG contains the following coding sequences:
- the LOC107304352 gene encoding uncharacterized protein LOC107304352: MYLLVAAIPVGRCGFQRMVSLYKVSVWLNNSIDPFESVSRKGETYWTQVAKTYNKTIPDGRKRDVDSLKGHYHKITNKVTLFNVCHGASGRSDAQLMEHAMELYNSRSNRKTFGFVHLWMLKVVVERKEAKLIKARNTAMDTFPQMLQVDTFNTESWADSHLLDQL